The DNA window CAGAATCAGGAACGCGGCGTGGCCTTCGTTGATGTGCCAGACCGTCGGTTTGAGCCCCAGCGCCTGCACCGCCCGCGCACCGCCCACGCCGAGCACGATTTCCTGCTGGATGCGCGTATCGGAATTGCCACCGTAAAGCTGGTAGGTGATCTGACGGTCTTCCTCGCTGTTGTCCGGCACGTCCGAATCCAGCAGATACAGATCGATCTGGCCGACCTGCGCGCGCCACAGACGCAGCGAAACCTCGCGATCGGCGATCGAAACCTGGATCAGCAGTTCGCTGCCGTCGGCCGCCATGACCGGCGATACCGGCAGTTCGTCGAAATTGGTACGCACATTGAGCGCGTTCTGCCGGCCCAGGCCGTCGATGCGCTGCTGGAAATAGCCCTGCCGGTAGAGCAGGCCGATCGCCACGAACGGTACACCCAGATCGCTGGCCGCCTTGCAATGATCGCCGGCGAGAATGCCGAGGCCGCCGGAGTAAATCTGCAGCGACTCATGCAGGCCGAATTCGGCGCAGAAATAGGCCACCAGATCCTTGGCCGGGTCCAGGTGCTCCAGCACCTCGTGGCGCGTGCCGGCGGCGTGATAGGAATCGTAGGCGGACAGCGCGCGGTTGTAGTCTTCCAGGAAGTCCGGGTCCCGGGATGCGGCTTCGAGCGTGGACTGCGCCACGCGGCGCAGAAACAATTTGGGATTGTTGCCGCAGGCACGCCAAAGTTCATAGTCCAGGCGCCAGAATACACCGCGAATGTCGCGGTCCCAGCTGTACATGAGATCGCAGGCGATCTGCTCCAGTCGCGCCAGGGCAGGCGGGATATTGGGACGCAGTTCCAGCGAAAAGGTGGTTCCTGGCATGTTCGGCATCCGCTTGGACGAGTGAAGGATCGTCGCAAGCCTAGCGGAGTTCATGCCATGTGCGGGGCGCGATTGCGGCGATGTGACGATTTCGTGAGCCGGTGGGTCAGGCGCCTGCCTGAGCGTCCGGGAATTGTGGTGTTCGAGGGAACCGTTCAATGAGACGCAGTGAGCTGACAAGCGAAGTGGCGGCGGCCTTGGCGCGGCTGGAGGCGGCGATCGAGGCGGCGCCGCAGCATGTCCTGGGAGTGCACCCCACGGACAACGGTGAAGTCGAGCTGCGTGTGTACCGGCCGGGCCTGCGTGACCTGCGGCTCAGCGGGGGAGACTGGCTGAGTCGCATCGAGCACAGTGACCTGTTCGTCTGGCGCGGCCCGGCCGACCGCCTGCCGCGGGCCTACAGCCTTCAGTTCCGGGACGATACGGGCAATCAGTGGCAAACCTGTGATCCCTACCATTTCGACGCACGCCTGCCGGAGTACGACCTGCACCTGTTCGGCCAGGGACGCCACTGGCATGCCTGGAAATGGCTGGGCGCGCATGCGACCTCCATTGATGGAATCGCCGGAGTGCGTTTCGCGGTGTGGGCGCCGAACGCCCGCAATGTCAGCCTGGTCGGCGAATTCAACGGCTGGGATGGGCGCTGCCACCCGATGATCCCGCAGGACGAAATCTGGGTGCTGTTCGTTCCCGGTCTGGCCGCCGGTGATCGCTACAAGTTCGAGGTGCATGGTGCCGACGGCAGCGTGGTGCTCAAGGCCGATCCCTGGGCGCGTGCCCAGGAATTCCGCCCCGCCACCGCGAGCCGCGTCGCAGCGCCGTCCAGCTACGTGTGGCGCGACCAGGCCTGGACCGAGGCGCGCCGCAAGCGCGACTGGCGCGTGTCGCCGATGAGCGTCTACGAAGTCCAACTCGGCTCCTGGCGGCGCTGGCCCGACCAGGGCTGGTACGGCTACCGCGAGCTGGCGCATCAACTGGTCGACTACGTGGGAGAACTCGGCTTCACCCATATTGAGTTGATGCCGATCACCGAATATCCCTTCGACGGTTCCTGGGGTTATCAGCCACTGGGACTGTACGCGCCGACCTCACGTTTCGGATCGCCCGAGGACTTCCGCTACTTCGTCGACCATTGCCACGACAACGGCATCGGCGTGCTGATGGACTGGGTGCCGGCGCACTTCCCCAAGGACGCACACGGCCTGGCGCGTTTCGACGGCACGCCGCTGTTCGAACACCCCGATCCACGGCGCGCAGAGCATCCGGACTGGGGCACCCTGGTCTACGACTACGGCCGCACCCAGGTCCGCAACTTCCTGCTCGCCAACGCGCTGTACTGGATCGAGGAATTCCATATCGACGGTCTGCGCGTGGATGCCGTGAGTTCCATGATCCAGCTCGACTATTCCCGCAAGGCCGGGGAGTGGACGCCCAACGAACACGGCGGCAACGAGCATCTGGAAGCGATCGACTTCCTGCGCGAACTCAACACCGTGGTGCATGGCCGTTTCCCCGGCGTGGTGGTGATCGCCGAGGAAGCCACGGCCTGGCCCCAGGTCTCGCGACCGGTCGAACTCGGCGGGCTCGGCTTCTCCATGAAATGGAACATGGGCTGGATGCACGACACCCTGGACTACTTCGAACAGGAACCGGTCCACCGCAAGGCGCATCACGACAAGCTGACCTTCGGCATCACCTACGCCTGGGACGAGAACTTCGTGCTGCCGCTGTCACATGACGAAGTCGTGCACGGCAAGAGCCCGCTGCTC is part of the Gammaproteobacteria bacterium genome and encodes:
- the glgB gene encoding 1,4-alpha-glucan branching protein GlgB; protein product: MRRSELTSEVAAALARLEAAIEAAPQHVLGVHPTDNGEVELRVYRPGLRDLRLSGGDWLSRIEHSDLFVWRGPADRLPRAYSLQFRDDTGNQWQTCDPYHFDARLPEYDLHLFGQGRHWHAWKWLGAHATSIDGIAGVRFAVWAPNARNVSLVGEFNGWDGRCHPMIPQDEIWVLFVPGLAAGDRYKFEVHGADGSVVLKADPWARAQEFRPATASRVAAPSSYVWRDQAWTEARRKRDWRVSPMSVYEVQLGSWRRWPDQGWYGYRELAHQLVDYVGELGFTHIELMPITEYPFDGSWGYQPLGLYAPTSRFGSPEDFRYFVDHCHDNGIGVLMDWVPAHFPKDAHGLARFDGTPLFEHPDPRRAEHPDWGTLVYDYGRTQVRNFLLANALYWIEEFHIDGLRVDAVSSMIQLDYSRKAGEWTPNEHGGNEHLEAIDFLRELNTVVHGRFPGVVVIAEEATAWPQVSRPVELGGLGFSMKWNMGWMHDTLDYFEQEPVHRKAHHDKLTFGITYAWDENFVLPLSHDEVVHGKSPLLYKMPGDEWQQFANLRALLAYQWTYPGKKLLFMGGEFGVTLEWNEERELDWNLLRFPGHAGVQRLLSDLNRLYRASPPLWRDDFSPSGFEWVDCNDRDRSIINFLRHDHGHGRSLLIVCNFTPVPREGYRIGVPVAGRWRERINSDSSMYGGSNLGNVGEVETEAVECMGRKFSLNLTLPPLSVSILEPPGNSRS